Proteins from a single region of Trichoderma asperellum chromosome 3, complete sequence:
- a CDS encoding uncharacterized protein (EggNog:ENOG41), with protein sequence MASLLQGSAFVTGAASGLGEHTAYAFAKYGISKLAITDINLEGLSKVAANIQKEWPGVEVLALQMDVRKGEEVKAALSQIVAKFGRLDIAVNNAGITGKSAQIHELDESDWENVLDVNLHGVHRCQKEELGIMVKQEDLGARRGRGTIINVSSMYGTIGPLSPIHVTAYSTAKHAVMGMTRADASSYAGSNIRINAICPGYVKTPMVNDGNGAENEAHPLHRHAQLTPLRRLGLPEEIADSIVFLASPMSSFVNGFGLVADGGYSCC encoded by the exons ATGGCATCGCTGCTGCAAGGTTCAGCCTTCGTGACCGGCGCCGCTTCTG GTCTCGGTGAGCATACAGCCTATGCCTTCGCCAAGTatggcatctccaagctGGCGATTACAGACATCAATCTGGAGGGCCTGAGCAAGGTGGCTGCCAACATACAGAAAGAATGGCCCGGCGTCGAGGTTTTGGCGCTGCAAATGGACGTGCGCAAGGGTGAAGAGGTTAAAGCCGCGTTATCCCAGATCGTTGCCAAATTTGGACGATTAGACATCGCAGTCAACAATGCGGGTATCACCGGAAAGTCGGCGCAGATCCACGAGCTGGATGAATCGGACTGGGAGAATGTGCTCGACGTCAACCTCCACGGCGTCCACCGATGCCAGAAAGAGGAGCTCGGCATCATGGTGAAACAAGA AGATCTCGGAgcacgacgaggacgaggcaccatcatcaacgtaTCATCCATGTATGGCACTATTGGGCCACTGTCCCCCATCCATGTCACAGCATACTCAACTGCTAAGCACG CTGTTATGGGAATGACCCGGGCTGACGCCAGCTCCTACGCCGGCTCCAACATCCGCATCAACGCCATCTGTCCCGGCTACGTCAAGACGCCCATGGTCAACGATGGCAACGGGGCCGAGAATGAAGCCCATCCGCTGCACCGACACGCGCAGCTGACGCCGTTGCGACGACTGGGCCTGCCTGAGGAGATTGCAGATAGTATTGTGTTCCTGGCGTCGCCAATGAGTAGCTTCGTCAATGGCTTTGGGCTAGTGGCTGACGGTGGATACAGCTGCTGTTAA
- a CDS encoding uncharacterized protein (EggNog:ENOG41~TransMembrane:1 (i16-34o)) yields the protein MAPRVPRLPKARPTEIFCVSAAGVGVLAPLYMAWPGAEEKIAKQTTKWAPRWERNINYLSNPAERTAHRIEPPISKVVKKLDEKLPLEKMAKGMERGIRKSIDRFSGPKSE from the coding sequence ATGGCTCCTCGCGTTCCTCGTCTCCCCAAGGCCAGACCCACCGAGATCTTCTGCGTCTCCGCCGCCGGCGTCGGTGTCCTCGCGCCTCTGTACATGGCCTGGCCCGGTGCCGAAGAGAAGATTGCCAAGCAGACCACCAAGTGGGCTCCTCGCTGGGAGCGCAACATCAACTACCTCTCCAACCCTGCTGAGCGCACTGCCCATCGCATTGAGCCCCCCATCTCCAAGGTGGTAAAGAAGCTGGACGAGAAGCTGccgctggagaagatggccaaggGCATGGAGAGGGGCATCCGCAAGTCCATTGATCGCTTCAGCGGCCCCAAGTCAGAATAA
- a CDS encoding uncharacterized protein (EggNog:ENOG41~SECRETED:SignalP(1-25)~TransMembrane:3 (n10-20c25/26o103-120i153-170o182-207i)) — MSLIPSFSQASLAVATLAATAGAYTASSPPNPDTKLAPASKDFLSSYNLTGKHIAKVAFSPIAVVALQTATLAYRYPNIPPSLLGYGPENGLDVNLFRWSADTAIPLTLVLCAGVPLRLYSYRSLGKNFTFQLTKPERLITTGLHGYLQHPSYTGAAILGYSSAFWLLRFDGVISCWLPPWLYGKLTCMGVFFNAFMLSGLFSWLVWKRVREEEKMLKATFGAEWESWHATTPRFLPFLF, encoded by the coding sequence ATGTCTCTAATACCGTCATTTTCCCAAGCATCACTAGCCGTAGCTACGCTGGCTGCAACCGCTGGGGCTTATACTGCGTCCAGCCCTCCAAACCCCGACACCAAGTTGGCCCCCGCGTCCAAAGATTTCCTGAGCTCTTATAACCTCACGGGGAAACACATAGCCAAGGTGGCGTTTTCCCCCATCGCGGTTGTCGCATTGCAAACTGCCACCTTGGCCTATCGGTATCCCAACATACCCCCTTCACTTCTCGGCTATGGCCCAGAGAACGGCCTTGATGTAAATCTCTTCAGGTGGTCAGCGGACACGGCTATTCCGCTGACTCTGGTTCTGTGTGCCGGTGTCCCTCTGCGGCTCTATTCGTATAGATCCCTGGGCAAGAACTTTACGTTTCAACTCACCAAGCCAGAGCGTTTAATCACGACCGGCCTCCATGGCTACTTGCAGCACCCAAGCTACACGGGTGCGGCGATTTTGGGGTACAGCAGTGCGTTCTGGCTGCTTCGCTTTGACGGTGTCATCAGCTGCTGGCTGCCGCCATGGCTGTATGGGAAGCTTACGTGTATGGGGGTATTTTTCAATGCCTTTATGCTATCCGGGCTTTTCTCCTGGCTGGTTTGGAAACGGGtaagggaggaggagaagatgctAAAGGCTACGTTTGGGGCTGAGTGGGAGAGTTGGCATGCTACAACACCCAGATTCCTGCCGTTTTTATTCTAG
- a CDS encoding uncharacterized protein (TransMembrane:1 (o45-67i)): protein MAPVIPPVPSPSPVIRLVPGLVAINVTPAHNYLEKSEEGPTELGFSYAFLAAIGLAFIVLILADVYIKHGPKPTPGKRVWYKRKFDKAKGGYYVCKDTFNKLLVKRKRRLDHERAEAAPKIFDSQTAIEKLAAKPAGDRAATMVETAEEKSTGPMAGIEVKVTPLDMPFLKDNAAAGTAPKDCS, encoded by the coding sequence ATGGCTCCTGTTATACCTCCCGTGCCAAGTCCAAGTCCTGTTATAAGGCTTGTTCCTGGACTCGTGGCCATCAATGTCACACCCGCGCACAACTACTTGGAGAAGAGCGAAGAAGGACCAACGGAACTTGGCTTCTCCTATGCTTTCTTGGCAGCCATTGGCCTCGCCTTTATCGTCCTTATCTTGGCGGATGTATATATCAAGCACGGACCTAAGCCGACGCCGGGGAAACGCGTCTGGTACAAGAGAAAGTttgacaaggccaagggagGATACTATGTTTGCAAGGATACGTTTAACAAGCTGCTCgtaaagaggaagaggagactCGATCACGAGCGTGCGGAGGCGGCTCCAAAGATATTTGATTCTCAAACGGCCATCGAGAAGCTTGCCGCCAAGCCTGCCGGCGACAGGGCTGCAACCATGGTAGAAACTGCCGAGGAGAAAAGCACTGGGCCGATGGCGGGCATTGAAGTCAAGGTTACGCCCTTGGACATGCCGTTTCTCAAAGATAATGCCGCTGCGGGCACTGCCCCCAAAGATTGCTCTTAA
- a CDS encoding uncharacterized protein (TransMembrane:1 (i61-82o)) gives MTSRSSACLARQIHHAARPQKILSTRTSTLSRIQTRTFVRPTAARNSPEALKGKTTPPQQISPRAVALLASIGFLSFAYALYRTPPAAFDAAAALHSEHERYAPVTILDERDPNLPRFRMSEIRKHDGKSERPWVTHGDKVYDITDWISAHPGGPVILRAAGGAIESYWNIFTIHKNQYVYDILNQYLIGYIDQADLVDGKPPQEAIEDPFADDPIRHPDLITRTLKPRNAETPEQALSAQFITPTELFYVRNHMWVPKLTQDEAEAHILTVELPDGTTKEYTLRDLKTKFPEKKVTAVLQCSGNRRSHMSQGSGRATNGLQWEAGAISNASWEGVSLADVLADAGFDASTVRGGTSEAKHVQFSGMEAYGSSIPIKKAVDPQGDVLLAYGMNGKPLPRDHGYPLRSIVPGHVAARSVKWLRHITLSDEESPSQWQRKDYKCFGPNQTKVDWEAAPAIQELPVQSAITGVKLGDWTLSTQSESSNSDGPAKEVTLNGYAYSGGGRAVIRVDVSLDDGKSWSQANLLPDQVPKVDGKSWSWKQWKFNGDIPLEAFKTPEDATSSQESDEDKNTIRRGTARRAANAEATKSNKRCTTIAIKATDEVYNTQPESHAATWNFRGNLATAWHRVQVCTDCSPNAIILKKKKSGDDSQDGNRHEGDDRRAK, from the coding sequence ATGACTTCTAGATCCTCGGCCTGCCTCGCGCGGCAGATACATCACGCAGCTCGCCCGCAGAAGATCCTATCGACGCGAACATCCACGTTGTCTAGGATTCAGACTCGTACATTTGTTAGACCAACAGCTGCCAGGAACAGCCCCGAGGCATTGAAGGGCAAAACGACGCCTCCCCAGCAAATATCCCCGCGAGCTGTCGCTTTATTGGCCAGCATAGGCTTTCTGTCATTTGCCTATGCTCTGTATCGAACGCCTCCTGCTGCCTTTGACGCCGCGGCAGCGCTACATTCTGAGCATGAGAGATACGCCCCAGTGACTATCCTTGATGAGCGCGACCCGAATCTTCCACGATTTCGAATGTCCGAGATTCGCAAGCATGACGGCAAGTCAGAGCGTCCATGGGTTACACACGGCGACAAAGTATACGATATCACCGACTGGATATCGGCTCATCCCGGTGGGCCAGTCATTCTGCGAGCGGCTGGCGGCGCAATTGAATCTTACTGGAACATATTCACCATCCACAAGAACCAATATGTCTACGATATTCTCAACCAGTATCTTATCGGCTACATCGACCAAGCTGACTTGGTAGACGGCAAGCCGCCTCAGGAGGCGATTGAAGACCCGTTCGCCGACGACCCGATAAGGCACCCGGATCTCATTACTCGGACGCTGAAGCCTCGCAATGCCGAGACCCCTGAGCAAGCGCTCAGTGCCCAGTTCATCACTCCCACCGAGCTGTTTTACGTTCGCAATCACATGTGGGTGCCCAAACTCACACAGGATGAGGCTGAAGCACACATCCTAACCGTTGAGCTCCCTGACGGCACCACAAAGGAGTATACATTACGCGACCTCAAGACCAAGTTCCCTGAGAAAAAGGTGACCGCTGTGCTACAATGCTCTGGAAACCGCCGAAGCCACATGAGCCAAGGATCCGGCCGAGCTACGAATGGCTTGCAGTGGGAAGCCGGGGCCATTTCCAATGCGTCGTGGGAAGGCGTTTCGCTGGCCGATGTCCTCGCTGACGCTGGTTTCGACGCCAGCACCGTAAGGGGTGGCACTAGCGAGGCGAAGCATGTGCAGTTCTCTGGCATGGAAGCGTACGGATCATCGATACCCATTAAAAAGGCCGTAGATCCCCAGGGCGATGTATTGTTGGCGTACGGTATGAATGGCAAGCCACTGCCAAGAGATCACGGTTACCCGTTACGATCTATCGTGCCTGGGCACGTCGCTGCTCGATCTGTCAAGTGGCTAAGGCATATCACATTaagcgatgaagagagccCTAGCCAGTGGCAGCGAAAGGATTATAAGTGTTTTGGCCCAAATCAGACCAAGGTTGATTGGGAGGCAGCTCCGGCAATCCAGGAACTACCCGTCCAGAGCGCCATCACCGGTGTCAAGCTAGGTGACTGGACACTGTCAACACAATCAGAATCAAGCAACTCGGATGGACCAGCGAAAGAGGTTACTCTCAATGGATACGCCTACTCTGGCGGTGGACGAGCAGTCATCCGGGTCGACGTCTCGCTTGACGATGGCAAGAGCTGGTCACAAGCAAATCTGCTCCCCGACCAAGTTCCAAAGGTTGATGGCAAATCTTGGAGCTGGAAACAGTGGAAGTTCAATGGAGATATACCCTTGGAAGCATTTAAAACTCCAGAAGACGCAACTTCCAGCCAAGAGAGCGACGAGGATAAGAACACCATTAGAAGAGGTACTGCGAGAAGGGCGGCCAACGCTGAAGCCACGAAAAGTAACAAGAGGTGTACTACTATTGCTATCAAGGCAACAGACGAAGTTTACAATACTCAGCCGGAGAGCCATGCTGCGACATGGAACTTTCGAGGCAATCTTGCCACTGCTTGGCATCGTGTCCAGGTCTGCACCGACTGTTCCCCCAATGCCAtcattttgaagaagaagaagagcggtgATGATTCTCAAGATGGAAATCGTCATGAAGGAGATGATAGAAGGGCGAAATGA
- a CDS encoding uncharacterized protein (BUSCO:EOG092D0KIC), which yields MPGLVSATGVLAFLADEEPELRVFALQTLNDDIDTVWTEVAGSLSQIEALYEDESFSERQLAALVLAKVYYHLQAYNDSMVFALAAGDLFKIEAPGEFEETIISKCVDQYIAATSAKHAAPKTSKPSDLPELSTTFASSTEGAVLSPTTPFSQTTLPPKSLLSRASIDNTILDATFQPVTKEGRSGSITQLPNNVAEASLQRIIDRLFESCLKQGRYRQVVGIAVEAKNLDILRRIIKRASEDEKLSKTKGSDGQPGPAEELMEYILGICMDVVQERAFRTEILRLILDLLSDIPNPDYFAIARCVVYLNADEEASRMLRNLVAKDDRTATANAYQIAFDLYDNGTQEFLGKVLNALPSGEPPKKEEGAEGGDKAEESESLLENQQSAPEDELPEEVAKVYRNIRSILDGSKTIRLNLEFLYRNNHTDLSILNKVRDSLEGRNSIFHTAVTFCNAFMNQGTTNDKFFRDNLEWLGKAVNWSKFTATAALGVIHRGNLSQSRKLLEPYLPKQGGLSNGSIFSQGGALYAYGLIHANHGAGALEYLKMQFSQAEEEVVQHGGALGLGIAGMGTGDSEIFEKLKDVLFQDSALNGEAVGLAMGLIMLGTGNVKALEDMITYAHETTHEKIVRGVAIGMALIMYGRQEGADVLIEGLLNDPDPTLRYGGIMTVALAYCGTGSNKAIRKLLHTAVSDVNDDVRRIAVMSLGFILFRKPGSVPRMVELLSESYNPHVRYGSAMALGISCAGTGLDEAIDLLEPMMKDPTDFVRQGALISLAMIMAQQNEVMNPKVSSIRKTLKKVVGDRHEDAMTKFGAALALGIIDAGGRNCTIGLQTQTGNLNMAGIVGMAVFTQYWYWFPFTHFLSLSFSPTAIIGLDHDLEMPDFKFHCATRQSLFDYPPEQEVKTEEGPALIATAILSTTAQAKRRAQKKERAQRRESMDIDSAPAKGGDKMEVDDDKAKEETKDKKDSDDKETTPTDAKKKPEKEKVGYEIENMSRVLPGQLKYISFPAGRYKPVKKPTGGPLLLDDTQSDQPKSLLEEKLKKVTTERAPVAGQQTGRGGAGRTAGAGRSILEGIVDPNSRGVNPLMEQLLRSQGRSPFGGLVDPQTPGGDIGSGAAAAAGVLTAVDEDGEGDEEAGVPNAFDYFSDGEDEEDE from the exons ATGCCTGGCTTGGTATCAGCAACCGGCGTGCTAGCCTTCTTGGCCGATGAGGAGCCTGAGCTCCGAGTCTTCGCTCTGCAGACGCTCAACGACGACATCGACACCGTCTGGACCGAGGTCGCCGGCAGCTTGAGCCAGAT CGAGGCCCTCTACGAAGACGAGTCCTTCTCCGAGCGCCAGCTTGCAGCTCTTGTGCTCGCCAAGGTCTACTACCATTTGCAGGCCTACAATGACAGCATGGTCTTTGCCCTGGCCGCAGGGGACCTGTTCAAGATCGAAGCTCCCGGAGAGTTCGAGGagaccatcatctccaagtGCGTGGACCAATACATCGCCGCCACGTCCGCCAAGCACGCCGCTCCCAAAACCTCCAAGCCGTCAGACCTGCCTGAGCTGTCAACCACGTTTGCCAGCTCGACCGAAGGCGCCGTCCTGTCCCCCACGACTCCCTTCTCCCAAACTACTCTGCCGCCGAAATCTCTGCTTTCTCGGGCTTCCATCGACAACACTATACTAGACGCAACATTTCAGCCTGTAACAAAGGAAGGTCGCTCGGGATCTATTACTCAGCTGCCCAACAACGTGGCCGAAGCTTCTCTGCAGAGAATCATCGACCGCTTGTTTGAGAGCTGCTTAAAGCAAGGCCGGTACAGGCAAGTTGTTGGTATTGCTGTCGAGGCCAAGAATCTCGATATCCTTAGGCGAATTATCAAGCGCGCCAGCGAGGATGAGAAACTGTCCAAAACCAAGGGATCCGATGGCCAACCGGGTCCCGCCGAAGAGCTGATGGAATATATCCTAGGCATCTGCATGGATGTCGTTCAAGAGAGAGCCTTCCGCACTGAAATCTTGCGATTAATTCTTGACCTTTTAAGCGACATCCCGAACCCCGACTACTTTGCCATCGCCAGATGCGTCGTCTACCTTAATGCAGACGAGGAGGCATCGCGAATGCTCCGGAACCTTGTTGCCAAGGATGACCGCACTGCGACCGCCAACGCATATCAAATTGCGTTTGATCTTTACGACAACGGCACGCAAGAATTCTTGGGCAAGGTTTTGAATGCTCTGCCCTCGGGGGAGCCcccaaagaaagaggaaggagCCGAGGGCGGTGACAAGGCCGAAGAGAGTGAATCGCTTTTGGAAAACCAACAGAGCGCACCTGAAGATGAGCTGCCCGAAGAGGTGGCCAAGGTTTACCGCAACATTCGATCTATCCTCGACGGCTCCAAGACTATCCGCCTGAATCTCGAATTCCTCTACCGCAACAATCACACGGATCTGAGCATTCTCAACAAGGTCCGAGACAGCCTGGAAGGCCGTAATTCCATTTTCCACACTGCTGTCACCTTTTGCAATGCCTTCATGAACCAGGGCACGACAAACGACAAGTTCTTCCGTGACAACCTCGAGTGGCTTGGAAAGGCTGTCAACTGGTCCAAGTTCACTGCCACAGCTGCCCTCGGAGTTATCCACCGTGGTAACCTGTCGCAGTCCCGAAAGCTCCTCGAGCCCTATCTTCCCAAGCAAGGTGGCCTCAGCAACGGTTCTATCTTCAGCCAAGGAGGTGCTCTGTATGCCTATGGCCTCATCCACGCCAATCACGGTGCAGGCGCTCTGGAATACCTGAAGATGCAATTCAgccaagcagaagaggaagttGTCCAGCATGGTGGCGCCCTGGGTTTGGGTATTGCCGGTATGGGCACTGGTGACAGCGAGATCtttgagaagctcaaggatgTGCTCTTCCAAGACTCCGCTCTTAATGGTGAGGCTGTTGGTCTGGCCATGGGTCTAATCATGCTTGGCACCGGAAATGTCAAGGCCCTGGAGGATATGATTACGTACGCTCACGAGACAACGCATGAAAAGATTGTCCGCGGTGTGGCGATCGGTATGGCTCTTATCATGTACGGCCGCCAAGAGGGCGCCGATGTATTGATCGAAGGCCTGCTCAACGACCCTGACCCCACCCTGCGTTATGGTGGTATCATGACCGTTGCTTTGGCTTACTGCGGCACTGGCAGCAACAAGGCTATTCGAAAGCTGCTTCACACTGCTGTGAGCGATGTCAACGATGATGTTCGCCGAATCGCCGTCATGAGTCTGggcttcatcctcttccgcAAGCCAGGTAGTGTCCCCCGCATGGTTGAACTGCTGTCCGAATCCTACAACCCGCACGTCCGATACGGTTCCGCCATGGCACTGGGCATTTCTTGTGCTGGCACTGGGCTCGACGAAGCTATTGACCTCCTCGAGCCCATGATGAAGGATCCCACCGACTTTGTCCGACAGGGTGCCCTCATCTCACTTGCCATGATTATGGCACAGCAAAATGAAGTCATGAACCCCAAGGTATCTTCTATTCGGAAGACGCTGAAGAAGGTGGTTGGTGACCGGCACGAGGATGCCATGACCAAGTTTGGCGCTGCCCTTGCTTTGGGTATCATCGATGCAGGTGGCCGCAACTGTACCATTGGCCTGCAAACCCAGACGGGCAACTTGAACATGGCCGGAATCGTTGGTATGGCAGTTTTCACCCAGTACTGGTACTGGTTCCCTTTCACACACTTCCTGTCTCTCAGCTTTTCACCAACCGCTATTATCGGCCTTGATCACGACTTGGAGATGCCAGACTTCAAGTTCCATTGCGCCACTCGCCAGAGTCTGTTCGACTATCCCCCTGAACAAGAGGTCAAGACAGAGGAGGGACCTGCCCTTATTGCAACCGCCATTTTGTCTACCACAGCTCAGGCTAAGAGGAGAGCCCAGAAGAAAGAGCGGGCTCAGCGTCGTGAAAGCATGGATATCGACAGCGCTCCAGCTAAGGGTGGAGACAAGATGGAGGTagacgacgacaaggccaaggaagagaccaaggacaagaaggactCTGACGACAAGGAAACGACACCCACAgacgccaagaagaagcccgaAAAGGAGAAGGTTGGCTACGAAATTGAAAACATGAGCAGAGTTCTGCCTGGCCAGCTGAAGTATATCAGCTTTCCAGCCGGTCGATACAAGCCAGTTAAGAAG CCAACTGGTGgccctctcctccttgatGATACCCAGTCTGACCAACCCAAGTCCCTTCTcgaggagaagctgaagaaggtgaCCACTGAACGCGCGCCTGTGGCCGGGCAACAGACCGGCAGAGGTGGCGCAGGTCGCACCGCGGGAGCTGGCAGATCTATCCTGGAGGGCATCGTGGATCCTAATAGCAGAGGCGTCAACCCCCTCATGGAGCAGCTTCTACGTAGCCAGGGACGCTCTCCCTTTGGCGGTCTCGTAGACCCCCAGACTCCTGGTGGTGACATTGGATcaggggcggcggcggcagctggaGTGCTCACAGCTgtagatgaagatggtgagGGTGATGAGGAAGCTGGTGTGCCAAACGCATTTGACTACTTCTCCGAcggcgaagacgaagaagacgagtaG
- a CDS encoding uncharacterized protein (BUSCO:EOG092D4124), whose protein sequence is MDLRSVLNTSDNGDRAPSKAQAPPTPHQQQQPQRQQSQQSQQPRPTHIPAQYGYRDYPQQPPPQGSPTKTPVNEYPPPQSHPHHYPQHQQPPQHPPNAYPQQSPYQAPSPYQTRPAPPPLQPPTNVYHDPRSPASSRSNSGPVMASPYRPSPTSATTPGGNAGYPFPTQPPEMASPIQRQPYPPGRQYQDPRRDSYVQSPGVAPPAHGQAPYVQQQQQQQQQQQQQQQQQQQHAVPQASPVRTSSRASHPYLHPSQQHTPTPASIQPQHQQYGPQYAQGSPVLAAQPPLADYSRHPSQVTPLGPPQPSVQRQPSGPGAFGQPPSPYQHRMSSIANAPAPAPAHASTPTQTTPTTQSHTQAQAQAQVHTQQQPQDSPRPQAQTPTQTQLHTTQAQPPPARAQTQPSPKPAPPPPPPAPPAHRQSSSQSAYASPVAEPAQHPRPQNDREQSLSVSPKTRLGSIPSNPDATPTAADRAARSSLSVHSMAIDSDRVITPAKRKLEDLNMSPGELEYKESKPPPGEVNGGYAERIKKSASPAIPRKTRSRRSQPPVWALSIHTLGKKLPSSANFVLQKRIHSHIQPSVNGRHESAVKTEHASRQASPETRRNQHTSVSQQPSAVSPPNPQDQLGPWEASITGVKPSEELSKNVADFLFIHVINNQDMQEITSRGIQFEIEAKLGTLIDKDTNQRVDRFVATECILDDNGRVAFKSSMTEAQHKSYNDFLNSIVIQSDPRNPNINNANRVPVIYKHRRETDRFFELPQEMHGHLPGCVRARLGHRSRNVRVRVTYDQKTNEVLNKIIKARVADIDLHMPMCPMDCRISINLEANWEGPVEELEQLAANKANQQPDRSKDRLSYTQGSYQIDLTQVTHAVNGPGNSQRMDKEHELEIEMNPQVLIDQGRKALSGAPHRYQEFVEGFVDNVRVLARKAKEFNQ, encoded by the exons ATGGATCTCCGGTCGGTCCTCAACACGTCTGACAATGGCGACCGCGCGCCCTCAAAGGCACAGGCGCCGCCGACCCctcaccaacagcagcaaccgcaGCGCCAGCAAAGCCAGCAAAGCCAGCAGCCTCGCCCTACTCATATCCCAGCCCAGTATGGCTATCGCGACTATCCCCAACAGCCGCCGCCCCAAGGATCGCCGACCAAGACTCCAGTTAACGAGTATCCCCCTCCTCAAAGCCATCCTCACCACTAcccgcagcaccagcagccgccgcagcatcCACCAAATGCCTATCCGCAACAGTCGCCCTACCAGGCCCCAAGCCCATATCAGACACGacctgcgccgccgccgctccaGCCGCCGACGAATGTATACCACGATCCCCGCTCACCGGCCAGCTCCAGGTCAAACTCGGGGCCCGTGATGGCCTCGCCCTACCGGCCGTCGCCCACATCGGCCACGACGCCCGGAGGCAATGCAGGCTATCCATTTCCTACGCAGCCTCCAGAGATGGCGAGCCCaatccagcgccagccgTATCCACCAGGCCGCCAATACCAGGACCCGAGAAGAGACAGCTATGTGCAGAGCCCAGGCGTGGCACCACCAGCACATGGTCAAGCGCCATACgtgcaacagcagcagcaacagcagcaacagcaacagcagcaacagcaacagcagcaacagcacgCTGTGCCACAAGCATCGCCGGTGAGGACGTCAAGCCGCGCATCTCATCCATACCTCCATCCATCACAGCAGCATACACCGACACCAGCCTCGATCCAGCCCCAGCATCAGCAGTATGGGCCCCAATACGCACAGGGCAGCCCAGTCCTTGCAGCGCAGCCTCCACTTGCGGATTACAGCCGCCACCCTTCGCAAGTCACCCCTTTGGGCCCTCCCCAGCCTAGCGTGCAGCGGCAGCCCTCTGGTCCTGGAGCTTTTGGTCAACCGCCTAGCCCATACCAGCACCGCATGTCTTCCATAGCAAACGCACCGGCACCGGCACCGGCACATGCATCTACACCCACACAAACAACACCGACGACACAATCACATacacaggcacaggcacaggcacaagTGCACACCCAGCAGCAACCGCAGGATTCGCCTCGCCCTCAGGCGCAGACCCCAACCCAGACTCAGCTCCACACTACTCAGGctcagccgccgccagcgcgGGCTCAAACTCAGCCTTCTCCAAaaccagcgccgccgccgccgccgcctgcaCCCCCTGCCCATCGCCAGTCAAGCTCTCAATCCGCCTACGCATCGCCCGTTGCAGAGCCGGCTCAGCATCCACGACCTCAAAACGACCGAGAGCAAAGTTTGTCTGTTAGTCCCAAGACCAGACTGGGCTCAATCCCTAGCAACCCCGACGCCACCCCGACGGCGGCGGATAGAGCCGCGAGATCTTCACTCAGTGTCCACTCCATGGCGATTGACTCGGATCGAGTCATAACACCGGCGAAGCGCAAGCTGGAGGATCTCAACATGAGTCCTGGAGAGCTGGAGTACAAGGAATCGAAGCCACCTCCTGGCGAAGTGAACGGAGGGTACGCAGAGCGGATCAAAAAATCGGCGTCTCCCGCAATTCCACGAAAAACGCGGAGTCGACGCAGCCAGCCGCCTGTTTGGGCACTAAGCATTCACACGCTCGGGAAAAAACTGCCATCTAGCGCCAATTTCGTTCTCCAAAAAAGGATTCACTCCCACATTCAACCGTCCGTCAATGGCAGACATGAATCTGCGGTCAAGACAGAGCACGCCAGCCGCCAGGCTTCGCCCGAAACAAGACGGAATCAGCATACCAGCGTTAGCCAGCAGCCATCCGCCGTCAGTCCACCGAATCCCCAAGACCAGCTAGGCCCATGGGAAGCCAGCATCACGGGTGTGAAGCCCTCTGAGGAGCTTTCCAAGAACGTGGCcgactttctcttcattcaCGTCATCAACAACCAAGACATGCAGGAAATTACGAGCAGAGGGATACAATTTGAGATTGAGGCTAAGCTGGGCACCCTCATCGACAAGGACACCAACCAGCGCGTGGATCGATTCGTCGCCACGGAATGCATCCTTGATGACAATGGCCGGGTTGCTTTCAAAAGCAGCATGACCGAG GCACAACACAAATCTTATAACGATTTCCTCAATAGCATCGTCATACAGAGTGACCCGCGGAATCCCAACATCAACAATGCCAATCGAGTCCCCGTAATATATAAGCACAGAAGAGAGACGGATCGCTTTTTTGAGCTACCACAAGAAATGCATGGCCATCTTCCAGGATGCGTGCGAGCCCGTCTTGGTCATCGCAGCCGAAACGTACGAGTGCGAGTAACATATGACCAAAAGACCAACGAGGTGTTGAACAAGATAATCAAGGCGCGCGTTGCAGATATTGATCTGCACATGCCCATGTGTCCAATGGATTgccgcatcagcatcaacctCGAAGCAAACTGGGAGGGCCCtgtggaggagctggagcagctGGCCGCCAACAAGGCGAACCAGCAACCAGACCGCAGTAAAGACCGTCTGAGCTACACACAAGGGAGCTATCAAATCGACCTCACACAAGTCACCCATGCTGTGAATGGTCCAGGG AACTCACAACGCATGGACAAAGAGCACGAGCTCGAAATCGAAATGAACCCTCAGGTGCTCATTGACCAGGGGCGGAAAGCCCTGAGTGGAGCACCTCATAGATACCAAGAGTTTGTGGAAGGATTTGTGGACAACGTTCGAGTGTTGGCACGAAAAGCCAAAGAATTTAATCAATAA